A DNA window from Linepithema humile isolate Giens D197 chromosome 6, Lhum_UNIL_v1.0, whole genome shotgun sequence contains the following coding sequences:
- the pns gene encoding DENN domain-containing protein 5B isoform X4, producing the protein MNMSLGIGARGSEQHPLRFADYFVICGLDKDSGLEPDKYFGDSLQCTPLDRAYEGKVLGHYPDSVPWNPFDDHAVCMLCLPSGLRFRTQKHSVEPTFHSFVLTKQDGHRTYGFSLVFYEECRNRKICIAMHTLQAMHITELSSGQNGTPPTVRKGQDGHNTRSLPRHFKLSAHSPSAALGYYDYTKDKLLVTKSISLLCQQPYLYAAKTFLTNLYKCYLFKNREDLDEMNLENETSDEIVARCVPRHPGPGLSLESYVYNLLHNIPVPLPGKSLKFYVPNDEPAKSPLELVIHQPSPMLELPMLDYPLKDVFTWLGADCLIQLFTCVLLENQVLLRSSDFHKLMAVSECITALLFPFSWQHVYVPILPASLHHFLDAPVPFIMGLHAHSEGGVLKIASEANLCYVDIDKQSSQFPEELPVFPHKMQFITEIRALLNKYKVPHSGKTDNMVINYYNGDIMTSSLTLPGSGFHLPRRKHSLHDVLDWDRPEPPSSQSDNLQRIVDIVKRSVNVDDIDSMEDTTKEKILTPQEEYQDTLIFNNAIREIFLNRFVQMFSSYEHFVIQPSQDKDEWINNRDSMHVFDKATFLSDQPTQHLPFLSRFLETQMFASLVDSKVMSTWSELDYNIKVFDQRISALKKKVGESIIRSMRYEPCTNIADIQQILEQRLTNVDFETNPPTEILPHRAAYFRSFPLLDSVVLNKEPTQSSRREQTQWKYKMKSMDNGKPATPQESQSPRPQTKLSADMSPALIAQANWTFVEKLLKDCKSKTKRMLVEKMGSEAVALGHGGESLSDVEENTLVASLCDLLERVWSHGLQNKQGKSALWSHLAMYQEAVECNDATKSIDPNFLSPDLSNLQLETDVSPTRGADKHKSPGDRKSVGPEHLRPLPDSLIFDIRNVQAMTDIKTHIGYARAWVRLALEKKLLSRHLKTLLSDTALLRSQYKRSAFLRCEEEKEQFLYHLLTLNAVDYFCFTNNYPTTKLPYRVVIFPSRKASAATTSANSWIAISGTLCETNPVPIPKGALEFVFHHKNLGVLSTLRIGHDNTGLSPKWMVEHVVVRNEVTGHMFKFPCGRWLGRGIDDGSTERLLVGALVPRSIDSEELMESCSTPPRCRSPSIPRRPILSQVELQHMLGEAVNAIVKYHYRRECQDGSLTALLCGEGGLVPSLEQIFLFGFKNQRIFGRNFYVWDYLLRVKENFEISLLEEMDEYSQRLNRDRRMYSESSQRFTILRCYCHLIDQINMFSQTLGKDGKFQLFVCLAAREKLLHPMLRPMSDARSTMDMYEESSFLRNPTLLTFLIHILEPLSEFHIVLEKSLTHGISSIC; encoded by the exons GTGACTCATTGCAATGCACGCCTCTGGATCGAGCGTACGAAGGCAAAGTGTTGGGACATTATCCAGACTCGGTACCATGGAATCCTTTCGACGATCACGCCGTCTGCATG CTTTGTCTGCCAAGCGGCTTGCGATTCCGTACGCAAAAGCACTCGGTGGAGCCGACCTTCCACTCTTTCGTCCTCACGAAGCAAGACGGTCACCGAACGTACGGGTTCAGCCTTGTTTTTTACGAGGAGTGCCGCAATCGCAAGATATGTATCGCTATGCACACGCTGCAGGCGATGCACATCACGGAGCTCAGCAGTGGTCAAAACGGCACACCTCCCAC AGTGAGGAAGGGCCAGGACGGACATAACACGAGATCGCTACCACGTCATTTTAAATTGTCAGCTCATTCGCCGAGTGCTGCGTTAGGATACTATGACTATACCAAAGACAAGTTGCTAGTGACTAAATCGATATCCTTGCTATGCCAGCAACCTTATCTCTACGCGGCGAAGACGTTCCTGACTAATCTCTACAA atgttatttatttaaaaaccgTGAAGATCTCGATGAAATGAATCTCGAAAATGAAACAAGCGATGAAATTGTTGCTCG GTGTGTTCCTAGACATCCCGGACCTGGTCTTAGTTTAGAGTCTTACGTGTACAACCTCCTGCACAATATACCGGTACCGCTGCCCGGCAAATCGCTGAAGTTTTACGTACCTAACGACGAACCGGCGAAGTCGCCGCTGGAACTGGTCATCCATCAACCGTCTCCGATGCTGGAGCTACCGATGCTAGATTATCCTCTCAAGGACGTGTTTACATGGCTAGGGGCGGATTGTCTGATTCAACTGTTCACTTGCGTGCTGCTGGAGAACCAGGTCCTCTTGAGGAGCTCTGATTTTCACAAGCTGATGGCGGTGTCCGAGTGCATAACGGCGCTCTTGTTTCCCTTCTCGTGGCAACATGTTTACGTACCGATATTACCCGCCAGTCTGCATCACTTCTTGGATGCACCCGTGCCCTTCATAATGGGTCTGCATGCGCACAGCGAGGGTGGCGTGTTAAAGATTGCTAGCGAA GCAAACCTTTGCTATGTAGATATAGATAAGCAAAGTAGTCAATTTCCGGAAGAATTACCCGTGTTTCCTCATAAAATGCAGTTTATTACGGAGATTAGAGCGCTTCTAAACAAGTACAAAGTACCACATTCAGGAAA gACTGATAATATGGTCATCAACTATTACAATGGCGACATCATGACCAGTAGCCTCACACTTCCAGGTTCTGGTTTTCATCTTCCTCGTAGAAAACATTCTTTGCACGACGTACTGGATTGGGATCGGCCGGAACCACCATCATCGCAATCGGACAATCTGCAAAGGATAGTGGATATTGTTAAAAGATCTG TAAATGTAGATGACATCGATTCCATGGAGGACACCACAAAGGAAAAAATACTCACGCCTCAAGAGGAATACCAAGATACTCTCATTTTCAATAATGCTATTAGGGAAATTTTTTTGAACCGTTTTGTACAAATGTTTTCTAGTTACGAACATTTTGTCATTCAACCGAGCCAG gaCAAGGATGAATGGATAAACAATAGAGATAGTATGCACGTTTTTGACAAAGCCACGTTTTTATCCGACCAGCCTACGCAGCATCTGCCGTTTTTGTCGAGATTCCTGGAAACGCAGATGTTCGCCTCTCTTGTTGACAGCAAAGTGATGTCAACATGGAGCGAGCTTGACTACaatattaaagttttcgaCCAAAGAATCTCAGCTCTGAA AAAAAAAGTCGGAGAGAGCATCATACGATCAATGCGATACGAGCCTTGCACGAACATCGCAGACATACAACAAATACTTGAGCAAAGATTAACGAACGTAGACTTCGAAACGAATCCACCTACGGAGATTCTTCCTCACAGAGCTGCGTACTTTCGCAGCTTTCCTTTGCTAGATAGCGTCGTGTTGAACAAAGAGCCTACTCAAAG TAGTAGGAGAGAGCAAACACAATGGAAGTACAAGATGAAATCCATGGACAATGGAAAGCCCGCGACGCCCCAAGAATCTCAATCGCCTCGTCCTCAGACTAAACTCTCAGCGGACATGAGCCCTGCTTTAATAGCACAAGCGAATTGGACGTTCGTGGAAAAATTACTCAAG GATTGTAAATCAAAGACGAAGAGGATGCTGGTGGAGAAAATGGGATCGGAAGCCGTCGCGCTTGGTCACGGCGGCGAGTCTCTATCGGACGTCGAGGAGAACACTCTAGTCGCTAGCCTCTGTGATCTATTGGAGCGAGTGTGGAGCCACGGGCTGCAAAATAAACAGGGCAAAAGTGCGCTTTGGTCGCATCTGGCCATGTATCAGGAAGCGGTAGAGTGTAATGACGCAACCAAGTCCATAGATCCCAACTTTCTTTCGCCGG ATTTGTCGAACTTACAATTGGAGACGGACGTTTCGCCCACGAGAGGCGCGGACAAGCATAAATCTCCCGGTGATAGAAAAAGCGTCGGTCCAGAACACTTGAGGCCTCTCCCAGATTCTCTAATCTTCGACATTCGTAATGTTCAAGCGATGACCGATATCAAAACGCACATTGGATACGCGAGAGCGTGGGTGCGATTGGCGcttgagaaaaaattgttgtcACGCCATTTGAAAACGTTATTGTCGGATACTGCTCTATTGAG GAGTCAGTACAAACGATCAGCGTTTTTGCGCTGTGAAGAAGAGAAGGAGCAATTCTTGTATCACCTTCTGACACTCAATGCTGTTGACTATTTTTGCTTCACGAACAACTATCCGACGACGAAATTACCGTATCGAGTAGTGATATTCCCCAGTCGAAAGGCGAGCGCCGCTACCACTTCGGCCAATAGTTGGATTGCTATTTCTGGTACACTCTGCGAAACCAATCCCGTGCCGATACCGAAGGGAGCACTTGAATTTGTATTCCAC CATAAAAACTTAGGCGTGTTGTCTACGCTACGGATTGGACATGACAATACTGGATTGTCACCGAAATGGATGGTGGAACACGTTGTAGTGAGAAACGAAGTGACGGGGCACATGTTTAAGTTTCCCTGTGGCCGCTGGCTTGGCAGAGGAATAGACGACGGATCCACTGAACGTTTATTAGTGGGAGCTTTAGTACCTCGAAGCATCGATAGCGAAGAGTTGATGGAATCATGTTCCACACCTCCGAGATGTAGATCACCAAGTATACCCAGGCGTCCCATATTGTCGCAAGTCGAACTACAGCACATGCTcg GCGAGGCTGTAAATGCCATTGTTAAATATCATTATAGAAGAGAGTGTCAAGATGGTTCCTTGACAGCTCTGCTGTGTGGAGAGGGTGGTCTTGTGCCGTCCTtggaacaaatatttttatttggtttcaAAAATCAGAGAATATTTGGGAGGAACTTCTATGTATGGGATTATCTCT TGCgtgtgaaagaaaattttgagaTCTCCTTGTTGGAGGAAATGGACGAGTACTCTCAAAGACTCAATCGAGACAGAAGAATGTACTCGGAAAGCAGCCAAAGGTTCACAATCTTAAGATGTTATTGCCACCTTATcgatcaaattaatatgtttagtCAGACTTTAGGAAAGGACGGAAAATTCCAATTGTTTGTCTGTTTAGCAGCGAg AGAGAAACTTCTTCATCCAATGTTACGGCCGATGAGCGATGCGCGTTCCACGATGGATATGTACGAGGAAAGTTCGTTCCTGAGAAATCCTACTTTACTGACGTTCCTCATTCATATTCTTGAACCGTTAAGTGAATTCCACATTGTCCTTGAAAAGAGCCTGACCCACGGAATCTCTAGTATATGTTAG
- the pns gene encoding DENN domain-containing protein 5B isoform X6, whose protein sequence is MNMSLGIGARGSEQHPLRFADYFVICGLDKDSGLEPDKYFGDSLQCTPLDRAYEGKVLGHYPDSVPWNPFDDHAVCMLCLPSGLRFRTQKHSVEPTFHSFVLTKQDGHRTYGFSLVFYEECRNRKICIAMHTLQAMHITELSSGQNGTPPTVRKGQDGHNTRSLPRHFKLSAHSPSAALGYYDYTKDKLLVTKSISLLCQQPYLYAAKTFLTNLYKCVPRHPGPGLSLESYVYNLLHNIPVPLPGKSLKFYVPNDEPAKSPLELVIHQPSPMLELPMLDYPLKDVFTWLGADCLIQLFTCVLLENQVLLRSSDFHKLMAVSECITALLFPFSWQHVYVPILPASLHHFLDAPVPFIMGLHAHSEGGVLKIASEANLCYVDIDKQSSQFPEELPVFPHKMQFITEIRALLNKYKVPHSGKTDNMVINYYNGDIMTSSLTLPGSGFHLPRRKHSLHDVLDWDRPEPPSSQSDNLQRIVDIVKRSVNVDDIDSMEDTTKEKILTPQEEYQDTLIFNNAIREIFLNRFVQMFSSYEHFVIQPSQDKDEWINNRDSMHVFDKATFLSDQPTQHLPFLSRFLETQMFASLVDSKVMSTWSELDYNIKVFDQRISALKKKVGESIIRSMRYEPCTNIADIQQILEQRLTNVDFETNPPTEILPHRAAYFRSFPLLDSVVLNKEPTQSSRREQTQWKYKMKSMDNGKPATPQESQSPRPQTKLSADMSPALIAQANWTFVEKLLKDCKSKTKRMLVEKMGSEAVALGHGGESLSDVEENTLVASLCDLLERVWSHGLQNKQGKSALWSHLAMYQEAVECNDATKSIDPNFLSPALAWSVLRKRLDYLSNLQLETDVSPTRGADKHKSPGDRKSVGPEHLRPLPDSLIFDIRNVQAMTDIKTHIGYARAWVRLALEKKLLSRHLKTLLSDTALLRSQYKRSAFLRCEEEKEQFLYHLLTLNAVDYFCFTNNYPTTKLPYRVVIFPSRKASAATTSANSWIAISGTLCETNPVPIPKGALEFVFHHKNLGVLSTLRIGHDNTGLSPKWMVEHVVVRNEVTGHMFKFPCGRWLGRGIDDGSTERLLVGALVPRSIDSEELMESCSTPPRCRSPSIPRRPILSQVELQHMLGEAVNAIVKYHYRRECQDGSLTALLCGEGGLVPSLEQIFLFGFKNQRIFGRNFYVWDYLLRVKENFEISLLEEMDEYSQRLNRDRRMYSESSQRFTILRCYCHLIDQINMFSQTLGKDGKFQLFVCLAAREKLLHPMLRPMSDARSTMDMYEESSFLRNPTLLTFLIHILEPLSEFHIVLEKSLTHGISSIC, encoded by the exons GTGACTCATTGCAATGCACGCCTCTGGATCGAGCGTACGAAGGCAAAGTGTTGGGACATTATCCAGACTCGGTACCATGGAATCCTTTCGACGATCACGCCGTCTGCATG CTTTGTCTGCCAAGCGGCTTGCGATTCCGTACGCAAAAGCACTCGGTGGAGCCGACCTTCCACTCTTTCGTCCTCACGAAGCAAGACGGTCACCGAACGTACGGGTTCAGCCTTGTTTTTTACGAGGAGTGCCGCAATCGCAAGATATGTATCGCTATGCACACGCTGCAGGCGATGCACATCACGGAGCTCAGCAGTGGTCAAAACGGCACACCTCCCAC AGTGAGGAAGGGCCAGGACGGACATAACACGAGATCGCTACCACGTCATTTTAAATTGTCAGCTCATTCGCCGAGTGCTGCGTTAGGATACTATGACTATACCAAAGACAAGTTGCTAGTGACTAAATCGATATCCTTGCTATGCCAGCAACCTTATCTCTACGCGGCGAAGACGTTCCTGACTAATCTCTACAA GTGTGTTCCTAGACATCCCGGACCTGGTCTTAGTTTAGAGTCTTACGTGTACAACCTCCTGCACAATATACCGGTACCGCTGCCCGGCAAATCGCTGAAGTTTTACGTACCTAACGACGAACCGGCGAAGTCGCCGCTGGAACTGGTCATCCATCAACCGTCTCCGATGCTGGAGCTACCGATGCTAGATTATCCTCTCAAGGACGTGTTTACATGGCTAGGGGCGGATTGTCTGATTCAACTGTTCACTTGCGTGCTGCTGGAGAACCAGGTCCTCTTGAGGAGCTCTGATTTTCACAAGCTGATGGCGGTGTCCGAGTGCATAACGGCGCTCTTGTTTCCCTTCTCGTGGCAACATGTTTACGTACCGATATTACCCGCCAGTCTGCATCACTTCTTGGATGCACCCGTGCCCTTCATAATGGGTCTGCATGCGCACAGCGAGGGTGGCGTGTTAAAGATTGCTAGCGAA GCAAACCTTTGCTATGTAGATATAGATAAGCAAAGTAGTCAATTTCCGGAAGAATTACCCGTGTTTCCTCATAAAATGCAGTTTATTACGGAGATTAGAGCGCTTCTAAACAAGTACAAAGTACCACATTCAGGAAA gACTGATAATATGGTCATCAACTATTACAATGGCGACATCATGACCAGTAGCCTCACACTTCCAGGTTCTGGTTTTCATCTTCCTCGTAGAAAACATTCTTTGCACGACGTACTGGATTGGGATCGGCCGGAACCACCATCATCGCAATCGGACAATCTGCAAAGGATAGTGGATATTGTTAAAAGATCTG TAAATGTAGATGACATCGATTCCATGGAGGACACCACAAAGGAAAAAATACTCACGCCTCAAGAGGAATACCAAGATACTCTCATTTTCAATAATGCTATTAGGGAAATTTTTTTGAACCGTTTTGTACAAATGTTTTCTAGTTACGAACATTTTGTCATTCAACCGAGCCAG gaCAAGGATGAATGGATAAACAATAGAGATAGTATGCACGTTTTTGACAAAGCCACGTTTTTATCCGACCAGCCTACGCAGCATCTGCCGTTTTTGTCGAGATTCCTGGAAACGCAGATGTTCGCCTCTCTTGTTGACAGCAAAGTGATGTCAACATGGAGCGAGCTTGACTACaatattaaagttttcgaCCAAAGAATCTCAGCTCTGAA AAAAAAAGTCGGAGAGAGCATCATACGATCAATGCGATACGAGCCTTGCACGAACATCGCAGACATACAACAAATACTTGAGCAAAGATTAACGAACGTAGACTTCGAAACGAATCCACCTACGGAGATTCTTCCTCACAGAGCTGCGTACTTTCGCAGCTTTCCTTTGCTAGATAGCGTCGTGTTGAACAAAGAGCCTACTCAAAG TAGTAGGAGAGAGCAAACACAATGGAAGTACAAGATGAAATCCATGGACAATGGAAAGCCCGCGACGCCCCAAGAATCTCAATCGCCTCGTCCTCAGACTAAACTCTCAGCGGACATGAGCCCTGCTTTAATAGCACAAGCGAATTGGACGTTCGTGGAAAAATTACTCAAG GATTGTAAATCAAAGACGAAGAGGATGCTGGTGGAGAAAATGGGATCGGAAGCCGTCGCGCTTGGTCACGGCGGCGAGTCTCTATCGGACGTCGAGGAGAACACTCTAGTCGCTAGCCTCTGTGATCTATTGGAGCGAGTGTGGAGCCACGGGCTGCAAAATAAACAGGGCAAAAGTGCGCTTTGGTCGCATCTGGCCATGTATCAGGAAGCGGTAGAGTGTAATGACGCAACCAAGTCCATAGATCCCAACTTTCTTTCGCCGG CGCTAGCGTGGTCAGTGCTGCGGAAGCGACTCGATT ATTTGTCGAACTTACAATTGGAGACGGACGTTTCGCCCACGAGAGGCGCGGACAAGCATAAATCTCCCGGTGATAGAAAAAGCGTCGGTCCAGAACACTTGAGGCCTCTCCCAGATTCTCTAATCTTCGACATTCGTAATGTTCAAGCGATGACCGATATCAAAACGCACATTGGATACGCGAGAGCGTGGGTGCGATTGGCGcttgagaaaaaattgttgtcACGCCATTTGAAAACGTTATTGTCGGATACTGCTCTATTGAG GAGTCAGTACAAACGATCAGCGTTTTTGCGCTGTGAAGAAGAGAAGGAGCAATTCTTGTATCACCTTCTGACACTCAATGCTGTTGACTATTTTTGCTTCACGAACAACTATCCGACGACGAAATTACCGTATCGAGTAGTGATATTCCCCAGTCGAAAGGCGAGCGCCGCTACCACTTCGGCCAATAGTTGGATTGCTATTTCTGGTACACTCTGCGAAACCAATCCCGTGCCGATACCGAAGGGAGCACTTGAATTTGTATTCCAC CATAAAAACTTAGGCGTGTTGTCTACGCTACGGATTGGACATGACAATACTGGATTGTCACCGAAATGGATGGTGGAACACGTTGTAGTGAGAAACGAAGTGACGGGGCACATGTTTAAGTTTCCCTGTGGCCGCTGGCTTGGCAGAGGAATAGACGACGGATCCACTGAACGTTTATTAGTGGGAGCTTTAGTACCTCGAAGCATCGATAGCGAAGAGTTGATGGAATCATGTTCCACACCTCCGAGATGTAGATCACCAAGTATACCCAGGCGTCCCATATTGTCGCAAGTCGAACTACAGCACATGCTcg GCGAGGCTGTAAATGCCATTGTTAAATATCATTATAGAAGAGAGTGTCAAGATGGTTCCTTGACAGCTCTGCTGTGTGGAGAGGGTGGTCTTGTGCCGTCCTtggaacaaatatttttatttggtttcaAAAATCAGAGAATATTTGGGAGGAACTTCTATGTATGGGATTATCTCT TGCgtgtgaaagaaaattttgagaTCTCCTTGTTGGAGGAAATGGACGAGTACTCTCAAAGACTCAATCGAGACAGAAGAATGTACTCGGAAAGCAGCCAAAGGTTCACAATCTTAAGATGTTATTGCCACCTTATcgatcaaattaatatgtttagtCAGACTTTAGGAAAGGACGGAAAATTCCAATTGTTTGTCTGTTTAGCAGCGAg AGAGAAACTTCTTCATCCAATGTTACGGCCGATGAGCGATGCGCGTTCCACGATGGATATGTACGAGGAAAGTTCGTTCCTGAGAAATCCTACTTTACTGACGTTCCTCATTCATATTCTTGAACCGTTAAGTGAATTCCACATTGTCCTTGAAAAGAGCCTGACCCACGGAATCTCTAGTATATGTTAG